In Camelina sativa cultivar DH55 chromosome 16, Cs, whole genome shotgun sequence, a single window of DNA contains:
- the LOC104753293 gene encoding receptor-like protein 12, translating to MLTLLYLDKNELTGSFPLVWNLANLSILDLSSNNFSGAIPSSLLTMPSLSYLNLRGNRFTDPIIFPNSSASSQLETLFLGNNRFEGKILKPISKFTTLQYLDLSFLNISYQIDLRLFFTLKSLLRLDLSGNSLLATSISSYSNIKMNLDTLLLSRCGLSKFPNILGTFQKLEHIDISRNIIKGKIPQWLWNLPRLSLVNLGNNSFDGFEGSTKVLVNSSVQVLVLAFNRFEGAIPILPLSINALSARNNSFTGDIPLSICNQPSLTVLDLSYNNFTGPVPQCLSKFTDVNLRKNNLEGSLPDMFYAGASLRALDIGYNRLTGKLPMSLLNCSSLQFLSVDHNRIIDKFPFWLKALPNLQVLTLRSNKFYGPISSPDHGPLAFPELRVLEVADNNFTGSLSPSYFVNWKATSLERNKDGSLYMGYKKETSKDGYYSYEDTIDLQYKGLFMEQGKVLTFYSTIDFSGNRLEGLIPESIGLLKTLIALNLSNNAFTGHIPLSLVNVTELESLDLSRNQLSGTIPNGLKTLSFMAYINVSHNQLTGEIPQGTQITGQPKSSFEGNAGLCGLPLEETCIGINAPPAQQPKEQDKEEEEEVLSWKAVVIGYGPGLLFGLAIAQIIASYKPMWLVKLIGRDKIRNR from the coding sequence ATGTTAACCTTGTTGTACCTTGACAAGAACGAGCTGACCGGTAGTTTTCCACTTGTATGGAATCTAGCCAACCTCTCAATTTTGGACCTTTCCAGTAATAACTTCTCTGGAGCCAtaccttcttctcttctcactaTGCCTTCCTTGTCATATCTGAATCTCCGTGGAAACCGTTTCACAGATCCAATTATATTTCCCAACTCCTCTGCTTCATCTCAGCTTGAAACCTTGTTCCTTGGGAATAACCGTTTTGAAGGAAAAATCCTAAAGCCTATCTCAAAGTTCACCACCCTCCAATATCTCGACCTTTCATTCCTAAACATAAGCTACCAAATTGACTTAAggctcttcttcactctcaaaTCTTTGCTGAGACTTGATCTTTCAGGTAATAGCTTATTAGCTACAAGTATAAGTTCATATTCCAACATCAAAATGAACTTGGATACTTTGCTCTTGTCACGCTGCGGCCTCAGTAAGTTCCCAAACATCTTAGGAACCTTTCAGAAATTGGAGCATATAGACATTTCAAGAAATATAATCAAAGGCAAAATCCCTCAGTGGTTATGGAACCTTCCTCGTCTGAGCTTAGTGAATCTTGGTAACAATTCTTTCGATGGGTTTGAAGGATCGACGAAAGTTTTAGTAAATTCATCAGTGCAGGTATTAGTGTTGGCTTTCAACCGTTTTGAAGGAGCAATACCAATTCTACCACTCTCAATCAATGCGTTATCTGCACGGAACAATAGTTTCACAGGGGACATACCACTTTCAATCTGCAACCAACCCTCTCTCACTGTTCTTGATCTCTCCTACAACAACTTCACCGGTCCAGTGCCTCAATGTCTGAGTAAATTCACGGACGTGAATCTTCGGAAGAACAACTTGGAAGGAAGTCTTCCGGACATGTTCTACGCTGGTGCCTCTCTGCGCGCACTTGATATTGGCTACAATCGACTAACCGGGAAGCTTCCAATGTCTCTACTAAATTGTTCATCTCTACAGTTTTTAAGTGTAGACCACAACCGAATCATAGACAAATTTCCTTTCTGGCTCAAGGCTTTACCCAATTTGCAAGTCCTTACCCTACGTTCAAACAAGTTCTATGGCCCTATATCTTCTCCTGATCATGGTCCTCTCGCGTTTCCTGAGCTGCGGGTACTTGAAGTAGCAGATAACAACTTTACTGGAAGCTTGTCACCAAGTTACTTTGTTAACTGGAAAGCAACTTCACTTGAGAGGAATAAAGATGGGAGTTTATATATGGGATACAAAAAGGAAACTTCCAAAGATGGTTACTATAGTTACGAAGATACTATAGATTTGCAATACAAAGGTCTATTCATGGAACAGGGCAAAGTCCTTACTTTCTACAGCACCATTGATTTTTCTGGAAACAGACTTGAAGGATTGATTCCTGAATCCATTGGTCTCTTAAAGACATTGATCGCGCTCAACTTATCAAACAACGCATTCACAGGCCATATTCCTCTTTCTTTGGTCAATGTTACAGAGCTCGAGTCACTAGACCTGTCAAGAAACCAACTCTCAGGGACCATTCCCAATGGACTCAAGACCCTCTCGTTTATGGCGTACATAAATGTGTCTCATAACCAACTCACTGGTGAAATACCACAAGGGACACAAATCACTGGACAGCCAAAATCCTCCTTTGAAGGGAATGCAGGGCTTTGTGGTCTTCCTTTGGAGGAAACTTGCATTGGCATTAATGCACCACCAGCACAACAACCTAAAgaacaagacaaagaagaagaggaagaagtgttGAGCTGGAAAGCAGTAGTTATAGGATATGGGCCTGGATTGTTGTTTGGATTAGCAATAGCACAAATCATTGCTTCATACAAGCCGATGTGGCTTGTCAAGCTAATTGGTCGAGATAAGATCAGAAACCGTTAG
- the LOC104753294 gene encoding receptor-like protein 12, with protein sequence MSPYNQGPLGFPELRILDISHNNFGGSFPASYFMNWEALSLKMNEDGSLYMVYSKEADKNVYYIYEDVIELQNKGLFMEQMKVLTLYGAIDFSGNRFEGQIPESVGLLKGLIALNLSNNVFTGQIPLSLENLTELESLDLSRNNKLSETIPNGLGSLSFLAYINVSHNQLKGEIPKGTQIIGQSKSSFDGNAGLCGLPLEQTPLEGMTWFYV encoded by the coding sequence ATGTCTCCTTATAATCAAGGACCTCTAGGGTTTCCCGAGCTGCGGATACTTGATATATCACATAACAATTTTGGTGGAAGTTTTCCAGCAAGTTACTTTATGAATTGGGAAGCATTATCTCTCAAGATGAATGAAGATGGGAGTTTATATATGGTATACAGCAAGGAAGCTGACAAGAATGTTTACTATATTTATGAAGATGTTATAGAGTTGCAAAACAAAGGTCTATTTATGGAGCAAATGAAAGTGCTCACTCTATATGGCGCCATTGATTTTTCAGGAAACAGATTTGAAGGACAAATTCCTGAATCTGTTGGTCTCTTGAAGGGATTGATTGCGCTCAACTTATCGAACAACGTATTTACAGGCCAAATTCCTCTGTCTTTGGAAAATCTTACGGAGCTCGAGTCATTAGACctttcaagaaacaacaaactcTCAGAGACTATTCCTAATGGATTAGGGAGCCTCTCGTTTTTGGCCTACATAAATGTGTCTCATAACCAACTCAAAGGTGAAATACCGAAAGGAACACAAATTATTGGGCAATCTAAATCCTCCTTTGATGGGAATGCAGGGCTTTGTGGTCTTCCTCTAGAACAAACACCGTTAGAGGGAATGACTTGGTTTTACGTCTAA